From Streptomyces sp. NBC_00683, one genomic window encodes:
- a CDS encoding peptidase E encodes MAVVPDRRLALLGGGFSTDDDGLLDDWVLEQVRTPRPKVCFVPTASGDAPAYVEQFLAAYQSRPCEPSVLQLFRRNLDDDAMRTFLLSQDVIYVGGGNTANLLAVWRTHGVDRMLREASDRGTLLCGISAGANCWAEGSHTDSFGPLTHLSDGLGLLPGSVCPHYDSEPGRRPSYQAAVATHALPAGWAVEDGVGALFTGGVLTDSVTRTAQARLYRVTPDDDGGVKEQALPCRLLVTTRQPTSTVGSGDV; translated from the coding sequence ATGGCTGTCGTTCCGGACCGTCGTCTAGCTCTCCTTGGAGGAGGCTTCTCCACCGATGACGACGGTCTGCTGGATGATTGGGTGCTCGAGCAGGTGCGCACTCCTCGCCCCAAGGTGTGCTTCGTTCCAACAGCCAGTGGCGACGCCCCCGCTTACGTCGAGCAATTTCTTGCGGCCTATCAATCACGCCCCTGCGAGCCCAGTGTCTTGCAGCTGTTTCGGCGGAACCTCGATGACGACGCCATGCGAACCTTCTTGCTGTCTCAGGACGTCATCTATGTGGGTGGGGGAAACACCGCGAACTTGCTCGCGGTGTGGCGCACACACGGCGTGGACCGGATGTTGCGCGAGGCCTCTGACCGCGGAACCCTGCTATGCGGTATCAGCGCTGGTGCCAACTGCTGGGCCGAGGGCTCGCATACCGATTCTTTCGGGCCGCTGACTCATCTCTCCGACGGTTTGGGCCTGCTGCCTGGCTCGGTCTGCCCCCATTACGACAGCGAGCCGGGCCGGCGGCCCTCCTATCAGGCGGCCGTCGCAACCCACGCGCTTCCTGCCGGTTGGGCAGTGGAGGACGGTGTTGGCGCTCTCTTCACGGGTGGTGTGCTGACGGACTCGGTGACGCGCACGGCTCAGGCTCGTCTGTATCGGGTAACCCCGGACGACGACGGCGGAGTCAAGGAACAAGCCCTGCCGTGTCGTCTGCTCGTGACGACACGTCAGCCCACCTCGACCGTGGGAAGTGGTGACGTGTGA
- a CDS encoding DEAD/DEAH box helicase — MNAKPPALKGELTTPQTAAPGLPPVDSFDALGLPSELTATMSGLGVTEPFPIQAATLPNALAGRDVLGRARTGSGKTLAFGLALLARTAGMRAESKRPLALVLVPTRELAQQVSDALAPYAQALNVRLATVVGGLAINRQAALLRTGAEVVVATPGRLADLVSRRSCDLQQVRITVLDEADQMCDLGFLPQVSEILDQVRPDGQRLLFSATLDRNVDQLVQNYLHEPVVASLDRVAGSVTTMEHHVLNVHPADKYATATEIAARDGRVLMFLDTKAGVDQFTRHLRASGVRAAALHSGKSQPQRTHTLGQFKDGEITVLVATNVAARGIHIEALDLVVNVDPPADAKDYLHRGGRTARAGESGKVITLVTPNQRRDVNRIMTDARIRPTVTQVRSGEEKLTAITGAKRPPIEGKGRGNAPFRGMGTHPGRPKESRKTADARKTAEARAAARVRKGR, encoded by the coding sequence ATGAACGCGAAGCCTCCGGCCCTGAAGGGCGAACTCACAACGCCGCAGACGGCTGCCCCCGGCCTGCCGCCGGTCGATTCCTTCGACGCACTCGGGCTGCCGTCGGAGCTGACGGCGACGATGAGCGGCCTCGGCGTGACGGAGCCCTTCCCGATCCAGGCGGCGACCCTGCCCAACGCGCTGGCCGGCCGTGATGTCCTCGGCCGTGCGCGGACCGGCTCCGGCAAGACGCTTGCCTTCGGGCTTGCGCTGCTGGCACGGACGGCAGGTATGCGAGCGGAGTCGAAGCGGCCGCTCGCACTGGTCCTGGTGCCGACCCGGGAGCTCGCGCAACAGGTGAGCGACGCGCTGGCGCCGTACGCGCAGGCGCTGAACGTGCGGCTGGCGACCGTGGTCGGAGGGCTGGCGATCAACAGGCAGGCGGCGCTGCTGCGGACCGGCGCCGAAGTGGTCGTCGCGACGCCGGGGCGGCTCGCCGACCTCGTATCGCGTCGGTCCTGTGATCTGCAGCAGGTGCGGATCACGGTGCTGGACGAGGCGGACCAGATGTGCGACCTGGGATTCCTGCCGCAGGTCTCGGAAATCCTGGACCAGGTCCGCCCCGACGGACAGCGGCTGCTGTTCTCGGCCACGCTCGACCGCAATGTCGACCAGTTGGTGCAGAACTATCTGCACGAGCCGGTAGTGGCCTCGCTCGACCGTGTGGCGGGTTCGGTCACCACGATGGAACACCATGTGCTGAACGTCCACCCCGCCGACAAGTACGCGACCGCGACGGAAATCGCCGCGCGGGACGGCCGAGTCCTGATGTTCCTGGACACCAAGGCCGGCGTGGACCAGTTCACCCGGCACCTGCGGGCCAGCGGCGTACGGGCTGCCGCCCTGCACAGCGGGAAGTCGCAGCCCCAGCGCACACACACGCTCGGGCAGTTCAAGGACGGCGAGATCACCGTGCTGGTGGCCACCAATGTCGCGGCGCGAGGCATTCACATCGAGGCGCTCGACCTCGTCGTCAACGTCGACCCGCCGGCCGACGCGAAGGACTACCTGCACCGTGGCGGGCGTACGGCTCGTGCCGGGGAATCCGGGAAGGTGATCACGCTGGTCACCCCGAACCAGCGGCGGGACGTGAACCGGATCATGACCGACGCCCGGATCCGGCCGACTGTCACCCAGGTGCGCTCCGGCGAGGAGAAGCTGACCGCCATCACCGGGGCGAAGCGCCCGCCGATCGAAGGTAAGGGCAGAGGCAACGCCCCCTTCCGCGGCATGGGCACTCATCCGGGCCGCCCCAAGGAGTCCCGCAAGACGGCCGACGCCCGCAAGACAGCGGAAGCACGCGCGGCGGCCCGGGTGCGCAAGGGCCGCTGA
- a CDS encoding nitroreductase family protein: MTLDLTPDQLLSTTRAVRKRLDLDRPVPRSLIDECIDLATQAPTGRNRQRWHFIVVTDPDRRRLVGDIFRRALSTGGGQPPTERDLPRMFAHPGSMERISDGLRHLNHNIHRVPAFVIPAVEGRTEGASVLDQSMTWGSILPAVWSFMLAARARGLGTVWTTAQGPLEKELADVLGVPYEEVMLAAFIPLAFTIGTDFKPARRIPREQVLHWEQW; encoded by the coding sequence GTGACCCTGGACCTGACCCCCGACCAACTGCTGTCCACCACCCGCGCGGTGCGCAAGCGCCTCGACCTGGACCGCCCGGTCCCACGGTCCCTGATCGACGAGTGCATCGATCTGGCCACACAGGCACCGACGGGGCGCAACCGGCAGCGCTGGCACTTCATCGTCGTCACCGACCCCGACCGGCGCCGCCTCGTCGGGGACATCTTCCGCCGCGCGCTGTCGACCGGAGGTGGGCAGCCTCCGACCGAGCGGGACCTGCCGCGCATGTTCGCTCACCCTGGCTCCATGGAACGGATCTCGGACGGCCTACGGCACCTGAACCACAACATCCACCGTGTGCCCGCCTTCGTCATCCCGGCCGTCGAAGGCCGCACGGAAGGCGCCTCCGTGCTCGACCAGTCCATGACCTGGGGGTCCATCCTCCCGGCGGTGTGGAGCTTCATGCTCGCCGCCCGTGCCCGCGGGTTGGGCACCGTGTGGACCACGGCGCAGGGCCCGCTGGAAAAGGAACTCGCCGACGTGCTCGGAGTGCCCTATGAGGAGGTGATGCTCGCCGCCTTCATCCCGCTGGCTTTCACCATCGGCACCGACTTCAAGCCGGCACGCAGGATTCCTCGGGAGCAGGTCCTGCACTGGGAGCAGTGGTAG
- a CDS encoding MarR family winged helix-turn-helix transcriptional regulator: MPSTNTDRASTDYFPRLAAERLDIALCRASAAVARAADARAGALGLGVGQHLVLKMLAEVGPCSQRVLSDELRIDRTVMVGVCDGLEQAGHLRRERDVADRRAYAVTITDSGRQILAQAEDAVPEFLDGTFHALTPTERGQLSSILGKLLQPRP, translated from the coding sequence ATGCCGTCCACGAACACGGACCGCGCAAGCACCGACTACTTCCCCCGGCTCGCCGCGGAGCGCTTGGACATCGCCCTGTGCCGGGCCTCAGCTGCCGTTGCCCGGGCTGCGGATGCCCGGGCCGGCGCGCTCGGACTCGGCGTCGGCCAGCATCTGGTGCTGAAAATGCTGGCCGAGGTAGGCCCTTGCTCGCAGCGCGTCCTGAGCGACGAACTGCGCATCGACCGCACCGTGATGGTCGGCGTCTGCGACGGCCTTGAACAGGCAGGCCACCTACGCCGTGAGCGAGACGTCGCAGACCGCCGCGCGTACGCCGTCACCATCACCGATTCCGGCCGCCAAATCCTCGCCCAGGCCGAAGATGCTGTGCCCGAGTTCCTTGACGGGACCTTCCATGCCCTCACCCCTACGGAGCGCGGGCAGCTCTCCAGTATCCTCGGCAAACTGCTGCAACCTCGCCCGTGA
- a CDS encoding FadR/GntR family transcriptional regulator has protein sequence MASYSGRGVHGQVVHILGARIVSGGIPVGATLDIRALGEELDVSLTVMRESLKVLASKGLIDARQKRGTFVTERSRWNLLDADIIRWRVDSGGGEQLMRDLADVRSIVEPAAAHRAALHRTEADLAALQGALDAMGRAQADSAAAAEADAAFHRALLAATGNEMLTRMDMLLEPGLRERDRLVHAHAAADDPVPSHQAVLDAVRERDPARAELAMLDLLAKAAHDLDRITASSEGTVTQSPTSGR, from the coding sequence ATGGCGTCCTACAGTGGGCGAGGTGTCCATGGTCAGGTTGTGCACATCCTCGGGGCGCGCATCGTGAGCGGCGGCATCCCCGTGGGGGCGACCCTGGACATTCGTGCGCTGGGCGAGGAGCTCGATGTGAGCCTCACCGTCATGCGCGAGTCGCTCAAGGTCCTCGCGAGCAAAGGACTGATCGACGCCCGCCAGAAGCGCGGGACCTTCGTCACCGAACGCAGCCGCTGGAACCTCCTCGACGCGGACATCATTCGCTGGAGAGTCGACAGCGGTGGCGGCGAACAGCTGATGCGGGACCTCGCGGACGTCCGGTCCATCGTCGAGCCTGCGGCCGCGCACCGCGCCGCCCTGCACCGGACGGAAGCGGACCTGGCCGCGCTCCAGGGTGCCTTGGATGCCATGGGACGGGCCCAGGCCGACTCGGCTGCTGCGGCAGAGGCCGACGCGGCTTTCCACCGGGCGCTGCTGGCGGCCACCGGCAACGAAATGCTGACGCGCATGGACATGTTGCTCGAACCAGGTCTCCGGGAGCGCGACCGGCTCGTCCACGCCCATGCCGCGGCCGACGACCCGGTGCCCAGCCATCAGGCAGTGCTGGACGCGGTCCGGGAGCGTGACCCGGCGCGGGCGGAGCTCGCCATGCTCGATCTGCTGGCCAAGGCGGCGCACGACCTCGACCGGATAACCGCGAGTTCCGAGGGCACAGTCACGCAAAGTCCCACTTCGGGCCGCTGA